The Malus domestica chromosome 10, GDT2T_hap1 nucleotide sequence AAAGAAAGTAGTTTAGTTCACAGATGATAATTAACCTCTGTAAAATACCACttaaatatatatgtttattaACGTACTAATTAAGTTAATTTGCCGTATACATATCTAAACATATTTGAAATATTGATAAGTAAATCCAAGTCCAAGTCCAAGTCTAATGAAACTAATTATATTCTCTCCAAAGGCAAAGGGACCACAAAAGCAACAATACATTTGTTCCAAATGATGTTGAGAGGTTCATGTCTTCAATGCAAGACCTAATACCATAAATGCAGTTCACCATCGTTTTCACTGCTTTGAAGGGTTCTATTTTTtcgtagttttttttattatttttccgtagtttttattaatttgtgaactaattATCATGATTCTAAAAGGTACTAGCCTCTAGTGGGCCGGTGGGCAGGGCTTTAGCGTCTAGTAGCTCgtttgaatgtgcttttaaaatgattaaaagcgattttggtgaaattgattttgagttccaaaagcactttaagtgctttttggaagaagcaccatatatatgtttattacaagaagcacttaaagtgctttttcaTGATACACTTtgatttttactaaggatttttttgaaaaatatgttcaccaaaagtgctttcagtcattttgaaaacacatccaaacgagccctaggtgcttttttttaattttagttaaaTTTATCATATAACATATGAATAAATGTCTACTTACACTTAAAAAGATACATAATTAATTGTATTGAGAAGTATAAATTGCAAATTGagtgaagtattggaacatattaaaaacatggggaacaaacatataataagTGTTTATCAAGGTATTCAACAAGTCACTTACAatgtaatgaaaaaaataaatacaaaatgaaatttaagttatctattttttatcTAAGTGAGAGTCGCGACCTAAGCGAGTGCCTAGGTGGGCTAGATGAGCGACTAGGCAGATTTGGGCACTCTTTCTTAATGTCAACGTTTATGTATTAATTGGGACGGCGGCgctagaatgagatttttagaacattgccAAGGGTCTTGTACAAGATGGTTATAACTTAAGTGATTCacccgccccccccccccccttcaaaaaaaaacattttgaattttgttattattattttttaaaatgttagtggtatttttctttacttgcaAATAAAAGGGCTTAATTCCAATCTCGTGAATGGTTagttcaaaacaaattttccctCACCCTTTAGTGTgtatataaacaaaataaacataaacatataaaaaaaattaatatttgtcCAATGAATATCCACCTAATACAGTTGCCATGGCCCAACTTTAAGTGATGCATTCAGTAACCAATGGGTCACTCTTTCAATAGCTTACCAAGTTTAGCTAAAGGATCTGCCGACGTTTAAGCCTTGCTACAAGGTTTAAGCGTTGCTACAAGGCAGCTAGCAATGATATATGTACAATGTATTATGAACTATAGACTTAtcattagggatgggcaacggttatggcgggcgggcaaccgcggttaatacccataaccgtccatttaaatttcacgggtaaacggttatacccataaccgtttatttatctaagcggttacccataaccgtaaccgtttaatttaaataggcAGATAACCGCGGTTGCCCATaacaatgggtatttgcccgtCCCTACTTATCATTAATCTTTTTATGCTTCTTTTCTTAGTTTAGTGTCGCAAGCCTTGTAGAatgattttaaaattattatccACCATATTCTTGATAAATTGTATATACACTTGGCTTTATTCACATCCTTGTGAATCGTGACACATTAAgttattaaatttaattattgatGTTCTACAAAACTACCTTATTAGAGGTTAGCTCTCATGTTAGGGATTTGATTTTAGCTTGGCTGCTATGTGATCGTGGTGCCCTGCTTGCGGTGGTGATCTCTGCCTCCATGGCCGGCGGTGTTTAATTACCCCGTAATCGACAACGGTGGCATGCAGCTCCTCATGACAGCGAGTGAGCTCTTGATCTTATGCCCAGGGATTTTGTTTCAGCGAGATTAGTAGGTTGTAAATGGGTTTTTAAGATCAAGAAGAATGCTGATGGTTCAATTGGGAGGTATAAGGCAAGATTGGTGGCTAACAAGAAGAAGGTATTGACTATGGAGAGACTTTTAGCCCAGTTGCTACAACAATGAGATTAGTTCTAACTTTATTTGTACATTTTGACTGAACATTGAGACAATTGGATGTGAAAAATACCTTTCTACATGGCATCTTGCAAGAAGAGGTGTACATGACACAACCACGTGGATTTGTTGATACCAAACATGGAGACTATGTTTGTAGATTATATAAATCCTTATATGGATTGAAACAGGACCAAGGGCCTGGAATGAGAAATTCACTAGTTTTCTGCCATCTTAGTGTTCAAATCCACATATACGAATTCATAATTGTTTGTGAAAATTGTCAGCAGTTATGTGACATATATGCATGCCCAAGTAGAAATAGCCATGCAGAAGATGAAGCTTTCACATTAAAAATTTTCCAGATTgggtaattaaaatttaattttaaaaacctTGGCCAGCAGGATTATATTGTAATCCTCTCAGTGAGATTGCAAACATGACAGTAACCCTGTTCTAACGAAGGAGACGTGTAATCAGTATTTGATATTTTTGCTTTATGAATCCAGAGTCCAAAGGACAATCATGAttgcattttctttcttttttttcttttgggtggtTTGGTAATCTTTCAATTTCCAACCGTGGAAGTTTCTAGTACCCACGATGCACACTAAAGAAagtcaaaaattacaaacaaGTTTTTTCTTGTCAAATTTTAAGACGTTCCGTTTGATGTTGCGAcgttgtttaatttcttttaaaataggggtgtgctatccacacatccctttttacttctcacataccccttgttaatttttgtcctttaatattcttcaattcatccgatccaacggccgaaaattaaaagagtgtgagagaagtaaaaaagggtgtgtggatattacATCCCTTAAAATAAAATCCAATTTTaccttaaaagaaaatttgcaGCTAGAATTGTTAGCTTGATATAAATCGTTGCTATATTTTTGAAAAGAAACTTCAGTTTTTAGGGTCATGTACTGTCTAATTGTATGATAATGTtcaacgtgtgtgtgtgtaaggtATATAAGGTAATTTAACCAAAAGTTAATAAAAACTTTACTATTAAGTCATATatcaatgatatatttttattaattaggcaTATGTCAATGATGAATGCCACATAGGCTTTAAGTCATTATAACTAGTTAGAATTTAACTATTCTAtcattctctttctttctctctctataaatgTCATATAAGTTTAAGCTATTATAAATACGGATTTAGATTCTCTCCGGATCAATGTTGTGGAGATCCTCTGGGCCGATGTGTCTCATCCATTGATACAAATCCAACAGCCAAAATCTCTTATATTTCCTATTTTCCCCTCAACTCTTCTCTTTCTACCTCATTTTGAAGCTCTCAACCTAGAACCACCAActccccaaattccaaattaaatTCAACCTCACCTCAAAATCAACCGCAACACTGCCACAACCCACCCAACCCACAACCACCATTTGCTCCCTCACCTTAACCTCTAAAAAATCAGCCCCAACATTGCCACATCCTTCAATTGCAAATCCCTTAACCTTACAACCTCAGAACAACAAAAAGAGGGGTTGTGCAAACCAATGTCTTTTCATTGCAGATATCtttttcataactatggaagAATTTGGGGTTTGTTAACAACAAAAAGCTAAAAAACAAATCAGACTTAGAACATATGACCTGCAATTGAATTTGGGGTTTGTTAACAACAGTGGGGTGTGGGGGTgcgagggagaaagaggagttGAGGGGAAGAGAGGTGGAGGAAGAGGCTTTGGCCGTTGAATTTCTATTCTTATGGAACTGATCTTGAGGGGATCTTAATCCTATAAATAGTTACAACATGTATATTTTatcattctctttctctcttgccCTTCgtttacatgaaggagtctactcaactcaaaaaaaaaaaaaaaggaaccagGAAACGGACACAACATTGCTGTGTCCAAAtctaagtataaaaaaaaacggAACCAGGAAACAGACACTACATTATAGTGTCTGATTCTAAATGTAAAAGACAGAGTTAGGAAATGGACACTACATTATAATGTCATCTAAATGTAAAAATCAAGAATCGCGTAAGGTATGAAGTGTAGGAGACGTGTGAGTGATggaaaaaatagaacaaaaaaaCGGACACTGCAACGCAACATCTACATCTAAAAGTGAAAAACAAAATAGGAAACGAACAATGAATTGAagtgtctgaatccaaatgtacAAAGGAACATGTAGGAGGCGTGTGAGTGATGGAAAAAACGAAACCAATAAATAGACACTGCAACGCAatgtctgaatccaaatgtaaaaacaaaatcAGGAAACAGACACTGCATTGCAATGTTTGATCCATATTGACTTATTCCAAATATGAAACTATGAGAAAGGTGTAAACAAAATCAGGAAACAGACACTACATTGCAATGTTTGATCCGTATTGACTTATTCCAAATATGAAACTATGAGAAAGGTGTGTTAGTTGAAGTGGATGCTAGTTGTAGTTgtaaattttgtaatttttatttattttagatgCATTTAAGTATCACAATACATGATTGACCTattttaattaacaaaaatattattgatctattgttaatattgtaaattgatttttcagaaaatcatccatatatatatttgtgtgtgtgtgtgtgtgtgcacgcGCGGGTGTGTGCATTTGTAGACTAACacgtttgtttattttttaaaccatTTCTgtgttgaaaatttttatttgaactcatcaTTTGTTTCTTTAGGCTCAtcataaaaattcaaatatgaattATTTTCTTACCCTGTTACGCGATGCATTAACATAAACAAGTAAAAACTTCTCCGTAGACCCAACGTCTGCAGTAACTATTACAATAACTAAACACCAACTATATTCAGATGCTTTCATAGCGGAAACCAAGTTCTTGTTGAAGAATGGATGGCGTTCGAGTTCAAAAGTTGGAGCCTCAAAACGAGGTATGAATTGATTTTAATTGAGTTTTTCCATGATTTACCACTTGTTTGGTTGCATGGTCGCGGATGCATGCGGCCAGCCAGCACCAAAACTATCGGGAGAATTCAGCAGAGGTCTGCACAATTCAACAGGCAGACATCGAAAAATAAGCGGAATTAGTTGGTCTGCTGCCTTCACTTCTGTTTTTAGAATTTAATGGTTTCCAACAAGAACATGGTGTTAGGAATCTAGGTTGCTTGAAAACGAGGtcaaataagaaaagaaaaaaagcaatTGGACAATTTAGGGCCtcaatttttcttccaaaagaGCATGTGGTCCAATATCTTAGTGTTGAGTTTTTATCCTCGCATCCCGGGTTTGAAGTTTCATTTCTCCTAAATTATcgttaaaaagagaaaaaaaaaaaaaaaaaaaacccttccaAAAGATCTTGTATAAGTAATTTGGTTGGTCCAACTAGTGAGTTATTTGGAAATACAAATAgggaatatttttgctcactactCTCAAGTGATGGTGATGATCACTATCCTACATATCACTGTTGGacgagtttaaattttgaaatttgtctATCCACTACAcacatctcaaaatttaaattcattcaatGATAATAAATGGAATAGTGAGCATCACAATCACTTGAGAGTAGTGAGCAAAAATACACCCTATACAAAATATGAGCTCATTTCATTATGTTGGTCAATTGGTCCAACTATCTCTTTTTGCCTAATTGAGCCATGAAATAATCAGGTGCAATGGCTAGTTTGACCcatgatgtgagaataagctcttCTCAATGGATTTCGCTTACACAAAGTTACATTACCAAACCACGAAATTAAGAGATTTTGTTGTATAAGCTAACCAATTTGTGGCCACAATACATGCAAAGCCGAAAGAGGCACCAAACTTATGTTGGGGTATTTGGGGGAACAAAGCTCCAATCTGCATGTGCCTCTTGTCCCTCAAACGTCTCTCACACTATGCAAAATTAGTTATTTAGTCTAGATACTTTCAGTAGGGTTGACCAGGATAATTTGCCCGCTTCGTCGCATCAAAATTTGATTTTCCTTCCTTGTAGATTAGTGTAGATTAGAGTAATTTAGAACCTGACGTTGTAAGAATATAAAAACATTCTAGAAAAATTTCCCATCGGTGAAAAGAAATAAGGATGGTAACAACCATTAGTTGATTCGTTGATTCATGTTCACAATGTCTTGAACATAAACAGAGTAAAACTTGgacaaaatcaatttcaaaacaATACCATTCATCATCCAAAGTTTACTTACAAAGTTACAAGCAACCTTTATCTATCTTACAAATTCAAAAGCTCGGCATGAGCACAAAGTTCACCGTATTACCAGTGTCGCAACTCAAGAACAAATTGTAGTTTCATGCGAAACAAGTTTCAGTCTCAGCCCAGAATATATATCAGGATATCAAGGGGAGAGTGAAAAAAATTAGGAAGCAAtgtcacaaaaaaataaattttgtcaCTGAGCGGGGAATGAGTAACTTCGGTTGGCTGGCTGTTAAGACAAATGAAGAAACAATTCCCATTTTATATGCTGCTGGTAGAACGTGATGAACGACTTCTGCCGCTTCGACGAGAATTATCCTTCCTTAACATGGCTTCAAGGTTTTGAAAGCATTTCAACGGTCTAACCTGTACATGTTATGTGGTGTTGGGGTGgggaagagagaaggaaatATTCAGCTATGCAAGTAACTAGTCATGCAGGGACGTGTAAGTTAACAAAGCAATAGCAAACCACCAGAGAGAGAGGTCACCTTCCAACGCCTTTTATAACCAAGAGTGTTATACATAGATTCCAGCCTCAATATTATTTGCCTAAATGCTGGTCTTCTAGCTGGATTCTCGTTCCAGCACTGCTCAATCAACCTGTGAGCAGGCATCACATTAACAAGATTAGCTAAGTTTTTATGACCCTAATATACACAGGttaaaatataagtttttcTGAAGAAAAGTGAATTCTGATTTGCATCCCAAAATCACTGGCTAAGAATTTGACAAATAAGCGGCAGTTGGTTACATTCCCAAGAGAAAGCACCAAAAGTCATGACAAAATCCCACAAGCATTCAACGTTTCCCAGGAAAGAAACTcagaaattgaaattaatataCGATAAGTTGAAGAAGGTTGTTCTTAGAACCATATAGCACTTACTCTCTCAGACCATGTCTATAAAGCTTTTCTGGAGCTCTAAAAGGTGGGCGCTCTTTTGCAACATATGCTTCCGGAACCTCATTATCTTGCTTGGCAGCAAATGGTGGGCAGCCTTCTATCATCTACAATACAGCTCTTACAAAGTCACTAATAAACCAAATCAGGTGGTAATAACTTAGTATATCCATGATGCATTTGATATTATGCTCTTCCACAATAACTTACTACTAAAGACAAACATTTACTTAGACGAGGGGGTATGCACTATGATGGCATACAAACAACTTTATAAACACTGTTGGTCCAGATTTAAAAATGAATCATATTTACCTCTTGTAGAATTAGCGCAAAAGAGAATACATCCACTTTGGTATCATATTCTTCATTCTTGAAAACCTCAGGAGCTATGTATCGACCTTTCAATGACAATTAACACATTCCACTCAAAAACTATGTAAGCAAAGGAAACCCATGTAtgaactcaaaaatataaaatctttTTTCAAGGAAACTACACGAACTATGAACATTTTTTGGCTAGGATCTATGCAACATATTAACCACAATGGTGTATTCCCAGAAAAACAATACTCACATGAAGCATCTTGACAAATCAAAGGCCTATCCTCTTTAACTGTCAGCAACTTGCTAACTCCAAAATCCGCAACTTTCAGGTGCCCGGAATCATCCCGCAATATATTCCTGTAATCTTACTCGTGAGCAACATAAAGTTAAAACGCCAAATTTTCCATGCTATTATGGGTAACAATGATTCATCTCTTTGGAATTTCAATGATAATATGAGCATATGCTTCAAGCAAAATGAGGACATGGGGGAGAGGAAGAGCACTTGGCATTTAAATTTAAATCACTTAAGTGCTCAGTGGAATGGGATTATTAGATTGTCATAGGTTTAATTCTTGCCAAGAAATTGAGAAGGCCattgaagaagaacaagaaacatACGAAGGCTCAAGATCACGATGAATTATTGGTTCTGGCTTATTCTCATGCAAATAACTCATTCCTCTGCAAGATATCAAAACATAAGTAGTGAGGAAATATCGAAGTACAATACATGATTTTGCTTTCACAACACGAATCAAGCAACCAACTTTTCAACATCGTAGCTTCTAATAATCGAGCATTCATTTAGTATATAGTCTCTCTTCATTTGTTAGCAAAGGAAATACAGAACGAGATAATAAAGCCAATTCAAACTAGTACCACACCTTGCAATATCAAGTGCAAATTTTACAGCTATGGTTGGTTTTAGTGCTCCTCTTCTTTTCAAAAATGCACGAAGGTCTCCCTGCAATAAAAAGACAGAAATAAAGATCTAAAGAAAACTCTAAATTTGCATTTGTTTTAATCTATAATTTGACTGTTCCCCTCTCCAATTTTTCTCTCCGCGCACCTCGGAGGAGGAATGCGAACTGAACAGAGTAAAAAGTTCTATGAGTACTATTATttcacacaactatgccactaACACTGTCATGCCTATTTGATTCTGCAATTTTCAATGGAAGCCTAAAACCAAATTTGAGGACTAACATATGCAAAAGAGGATAGCATTCTAACAGTAACAAATTCAACTTCACACTATAAGATTGGAACCTTAACTCTTACTAGTAAAGATTCTGAAATATACTCTTCGTACTATTTCGAAATACAGAAAAATAAGAACTCAGGAAATAACCGAAACTTATATAAACCATGGCATTAATATTCCACGTTAAAAAGACCAATGGAATGGGGAAATACCTTAGGCAAATATTCTGTTACAATCATCATTGGACTGCTTTGTGTCACTGCACCCAGAAATTGGACTACATTTGGATGTCGTATCCTTTGAAGCAATTCAAGCTCGTCCCTGAATGCCTTCCTGAAGAAAGACCAAATTGATTTATAATTTAAAAGACCATAAAGCTAGAAAGAATGAAGTGGAAAAACCATGAATAGTTTACGATCAACCCACACTTTATGCTCGTCAACAAGCACTTCCTCCGCAAGCATTTTCACAGCAACCTGTATTCCCCGCCAGGATGCGATACAGTATGTTCCCTGTGAAACAACGTACGAATGAACAGAACCAAATAAGGCGAGTAACAATACTGAGTAACAGCACTAAAAGAGGCACAACATCCAATTATACAACTAATCGAAAAATGCTTATGAAACACCCAAATTCATACAAAGATAAGGTGGTTCCAACTCCAAGAGGGGTAATTGATAACAGGGGAAACAAGAAATGGCAAATCCGTATACCGAAGTTAtcgaaaaatgaaaattttacctTGGTAATGTCAACACTGTTGGTAAAGTCCAGTTCTTTGGGATCAATTTCATACTCTGGGACTTCCCTGGCATGGTTAACGCGCATGGGAGCCATCTGAATGTTACATTCATACAAATTAGAATATAAAACAAGCATAATatgcaaaattaaaacaaacccAAATCATAAAACACATTGAGCTGAATTGGGTTTGTTTAATTTTCCAATATTAAAAGTTCAAATCAGCTAAATTAATCAAAAAAGTACCAGAGGCTTTGCCCCACGCTTCTCCAGAAGCCTGATCACATCATGGTTCTTATAGTAAATAGCATCTGCAAGAGGCTGTTTAATCAACGTTAGATTATTACTAATCCCTAATTAACACACACTAATTCTCCATTTTTCAATTTCACATTGGTAAtcggggttttttttttaattatataaaattttcACTTACGGTGCTCCCCCATCGGTCTTTTGGGTCAACGTCAGCTCCGCGGTCGAGCAGCAGCGAAACGACGTCGGTGAGCCCCTGACACGCGGCGACATGGAGAGCCGTCCGATCGTCGATGTCCCTGAAATTCACATCCACTCCGGAATCCAGAAGCTCCTTAATCCCATCCAAGTCAGCTTCATTGGCCAAATACATGAGCTTCACTCTGGGATCGATCCCCTCCGGATCATCCTCCTGCCCCTCCCCCACGCGCTCCTCCCGCTCAAGCTCCGGCGCCAGCGACGACTGCCTCCCCAGTGTGAATCTCAACGGCGTCGCCTTCAAGTCCATTGCCAGCTTCTCAGACAAGCTGGAATTTTGCTTTTGCTGTAGTAGCAGCAGAAGTGCTTTTCTGTACCGCAATTTGCTATATACGCGACGGATTTGTAGGAAAAGTGCTTTTGGTTCTAACGCTCGCGATTTTCTTTCATGCTTACATTTTCTGGTGGTGGGTTTCACGTGGGGCGAGCGCGTGGAGGGAAACTTCGACGTCACGACGAAGACGGTGCATGTTAAGAAGGGTTATTTAAAGTGAGCTGGGGTGTTAGATGCGCCTCACCAACGAACTAGTCCATGGGACCGTTGGGGTTGGGGTTGGGATTGGCGATGCAGTGTGAACTGTCGAGTGTGCCGCACGGGAATACGAGGGTTTTTTGCCCTTTTTCTGGGGGAGATCGTGAGGGAATATTAGGTTATTGAGGAGAGAGATTATTCAGCATGTCTATAACACCATTTGatatattaaaatttttaacatattatattattatatttgatGTACCAAACCGTCTTTCTAGTTCCTCGcatgtttaaaaaaatttcgttaTTACTTATCCACCCATAACACGGTTCTGAAGATTCGTTTAATAAATGTAAAACCACCACCCAAGCCCCTGTCTTGTGACCCCGACTAGTATAAATTTGTCTTTGGACCTGTTGTATAACGCAACCATTCAATTTGATAGGGATCTAAGCTGAAagtctcataaaaaaaaaacacataaaaaagGAACATATTAAAACCATAGTGGATTAGTGATCACCAAACCAAGCGTTTACTTAAAAAGCCCCATCCTCTGTGACAGCTTTAAGTCTTTGACAATTGACATTACAACAAAACCTCCAACTTGTTAATGTTTTTGATCAAGAGATGACAGGAACACTGAAACAGAACCTGATTACAAGCTTGATCATAAGCACGCAGTAAGAGAACTAATTCGATTCGAGGGTGCACTCAGCAATCTTCTCCCAGGACTTGAGAGTTATATCTTTGGGGTCGGTTTTGAACAACGCAAGGCGAGTAACGGGGAAGCTCAGGCCGGCAATGCTCTCGTCGAGAGTGTTAGCTTTTTCTTgcgccttcttcttctcttcgtcGGTCAGATCACCGTAGAGGATGCTCAAATGTGGCATATAAGCTGCAGGACAAATATAATACCAACCAGGAATCATCAATCCTAAACCAAGAACAGTACTTTCAGTTGATaaaaataaggctttttagcctaGTCCTCGAGATTGACTCGTCACCATGGTTTTGAGATTTTAAATCGATAGAACtttgtccatcatcaatcattttggtcattccgtaaaAAATCTCCGTTAAATAAGGAGTTATGACAACTTCAGTgacaaagtgaagagttatgcTAATAACAGAGACCATTTTGGACTAATACAATATCGGAGACCATT carries:
- the LOC103446241 gene encoding serine/threonine-protein kinase 12-like isoform X1, whose protein sequence is MDLKATPLRFTLGRQSSLAPELEREERVGEGQEDDPEGIDPRVKLMYLANEADLDGIKELLDSGVDVNFRDIDDRTALHVAACQGLTDVVSLLLDRGADVDPKDRWGSTPLADAIYYKNHDVIRLLEKRGAKPLMAPMRVNHAREVPEYEIDPKELDFTNSVDITKGTYCIASWRGIQVAVKMLAEEVLVDEHKVKAFRDELELLQRIRHPNVVQFLGAVTQSSPMMIVTEYLPKGDLRAFLKRRGALKPTIAVKFALDIARGMSYLHENKPEPIIHRDLEPSNILRDDSGHLKVADFGVSKLLTVKEDRPLICQDASCRYIAPEVFKNEEYDTKVDVFSFALILQEMIEGCPPFAAKQDNEVPEAYVAKERPPFRAPEKLYRHGLRELIEQCWNENPARRPAFRQIILRLESMYNTLGYKRRWKVRPLKCFQNLEAMLRKDNSRRSGRSRSSRSTSSI
- the LOC103446241 gene encoding serine/threonine-protein kinase 12-like isoform X2 gives rise to the protein MDLKATPLRFTLGRQSSLAPELEREERVGEGQEDDPEGIDPRVKLMYLANEADLDGIKELLDSGVDVNFRDIDDRTALHVAACQGLTDVVSLLLDRGADVDPKDRWGSTPLADAIYYKNHDVIRLLEKRGAKPLMAPMRVNHAREVPEYEIDPKELDFTNSVDITKGTYCIASWRGIQVAVKMLAEEVLVDEHKVKAFRDELELLQRIRHPNVVQFLGAVTQSSPMMIVTEYLPKGDLRAFLKRRGALKPTIAVKFALDIARNILRDDSGHLKVADFGVSKLLTVKEDRPLICQDASCRYIAPEVFKNEEYDTKVDVFSFALILQEMIEGCPPFAAKQDNEVPEAYVAKERPPFRAPEKLYRHGLRELIEQCWNENPARRPAFRQIILRLESMYNTLGYKRRWKVRPLKCFQNLEAMLRKDNSRRSGRSRSSRSTSSI